The Agrococcus carbonis sequence GCCGGCCTCATCGACCCGTTCACGCCGTTCGCGGTGCCCTTCCTCGGCAGGCCGCTGCTGCTGCTCGTCGCGCTCGCGGTCGCCGCCGCCACCGTGGGGGTGCTCGTGCACCTGCGGCGGCTCGAGTTCTCGACCGACGGGCTCACGCACGCCGTCTTCCCCGGCCTGGCGATCGGCGCGGCCGCGGGCGGCGCGGCCGGGCTGCTGCCGGGCGCGATCGGCGCGGCGCTCGCCGCCGCCGTCGTGCTCGCGCTCATCTCGCGGCGCGGCCAGCCGCGCGACACCGCGGTCGCGATCGTGCTCACCACCTTCTTCTCCTTCGGCGTCGTGCTCGTCTCCGCATCCGACCGCAGCGGCGGCAGCATCTCCGACTTCTTCTTCGGGCGCCTGCTCACGATCACGTGGGGCGACCTCGGCGTCGCGCTCGCGCTCATCTCGATCGCCGTCGCGCTCGTCGTCGTCACGGGGCGGCAGCAGCTCTTCGCGGCGTTCGACGCCGCTGGCGCCCGGCGCGCGGGGCTGCCGGTGCTCGCGCTCGAGGTGATCGGCACCGTTGCGATCGCGCTCGTCGTGGTCGCCGCATCCGCATCCGTCGGCACGCTGCTCGCGCTCGCCGTCGTGATCGTGCCGGCCGCCGCAGCGCGCGCGCTCACGCGCTCGCTGCGCACCGCGATGGCGGTCGCGATCGCCTTCGGTGCCGTCACCGGCTGGGCGGGGCTGTGGGTCGTCGTGCAGCTCGCCGAGCTCGGGGTGGATGCGGCGCCGGGCGCGACCGTGGCGCTCACGATGATCGTCGGCTACCTGCTCGCGCTCGGCGTCGGCGCGCTCCGCGGGCGGCGGGCGCGCGCCGCCGACCGGCGCGAGGTCGCCGCATGAGCCTCCCGCTCGACTTCTTCGGGCTCGCGATGGTCGAGGTCGTGCTCGCTGGCGTGCTCGCGGGCCTCGTCGGCGTGCTCGTGGTGCTGCGGGAGCGCGCGTTCTTCACGATGTCGCTCACGCACGCGACCTTCCCGGGCGCGGTCGCGGCGGCGATCCTCGGCGTCTCCATCCCGCTCGGCGCGGCCGTCGCCGCCGTCGGCCTCATCGCGATCGCCGTGGGCATCGGGCGGATGCGGTCGCAGGGCCCGGCCGTCGCATCCGGCGTCATGCTCACCGCGGGCTTCGCGCTCGGCGCGTTCCTGCAGTCGGTCGCGCCCCTCGCCGTCGACGTCGAGTCGTTCCTCGTCGGCCAGGTGCTCGCCGTCACGACGGCCGATCTCGCGCTGACGGCCGGCGTGCTCGTCGTCGCCGCGCTCGTGTGGGCGCTCGCCGGCGCGCACCTCGTCTTCTCGAGCGCCGACGAGGCCGGCTACCGCCGGGCGGGGCTCGCGCCCTGGATCCCCGAGACGCTCTCGCTCGCGCTCATCGCGGGCACCGTCGTGGCGATCATGCCGGTCGTCGGCGCCATCCTCGGCGTCGCGCTCATCGTGGCGCCGGCCGCGGCGGCCCGGCTCCTCGTGCGCGATTGGCGGTGGATGCTGCTGGTCGCCCCGGCGCTCGGCGCCGCGTCGGGCGTCGTGGGCCTCCTGGCCTCGCGCTGGTTCGACCTGGCCGCCGGGGGCGCGATCGCGCTCGTCGCGGTGCTCCTGTACGCGCTCGCCTGGTCGGCGCGCGCGCTCCGTGGCACGATCGAGGCGAGGACGCGATGACCGACACGACCCCCCGACGCACGACGCGCCAGCGCGAGGCCGTGCGCGAGGCGCTCGCGGCGAGCGAGGAGTTCGTCTCGGCGCAGGCGCTCCACCAGACGCTGCTCGCCGACGGCGCCAAGGTGGGACTCGCGACCGTCTACCGCGCGCTCGCGGCGCTCGCGGAGGACGGCGAGGCGGATGCGCTGCAGTCCGGCGGCGAGGTGCTCTACCGCGCGTGCACCCCCACCCACCACCACCACCTCATCTGCCGCCGGTGCGGTCGCACGGTCGAGCTCGAGGCCGCGGCGGTCGAGCGCTGGGCGCGGCAGGTCGCCGCCGAGCACGGGTTCGTCGAGCCCGACCACGTCGTCGACATCTTCGGCCTCTGCGCCGAGTGCGCCGCGGTGCGCTGAGCCTCGCCGCGCTGAGCCTCGCCGCGGGCTGGCCCTCCCTGCAGCGGACGCTCGGCCGCGCATCCTCTCCACAGCGCTGACCTCTCCACAGGCGGGCGCGCCGCTCAGCCGCGATCGTGGCCTTCCTGTGAGACTGTGCCCATCGGATCGAGGAGGCCCGCCGTGACCAACCCGCCCAGCACCGACGCGCACGCGCCCGCCGCGCCCGCACCGCAGCATCCCGCCCGCTCGACGCCACGACGCATCATGGGCATCCAGCCCGTGCTTTTCGTCGGCATGTGCCTGCTGGCCGTCGTCTCGCTCATCACCGTCGTCCTGATCTTCGTCGGCGACTTCGACAGCCAGGCGCCGCGCGTCGTGTGGACGGTCGTGGTGTTCCTGGCGTTCACGGGGCTCCTCGCGCTCGACCTCGTGCTCGCACGGCGCTCGGCGACGCCGCTCGTCATCGGCGTGGCCGCGAACACCTACCTGCTCGCGGTGCTGATGATCGCGATCTGGGTGCGCGGCGGCCGCGAGGGCTGGGACGACGACTGGCTCTTCGCCGAGCTCTTCGGCATCGTGCTGCTCACGCTGCTGGTCGTGCGCGCGGCTGCGGCCGGCGCATGGGGGCTCATCACCCTCGGGCGCGGCTCGGGCACGGAGTTCGGCCGCGTGCTGGGGCTCATCGCGGCGGCGCTGCTCGGCCTCGTCGGCGTGCTGCTGACGCTGCACTTCGCGATCGACGCCTTCGGCGTCGACGTCGACGAGTGGTACTGGCGCTCGACCGTCGCAGCGATCGTGATCACGGCGCTCGCGGCCTCCGTGACCGTGCTCCTCTACTGGAACCGCCGCAACCTCGACTGGCAGGAGGCCGAGGCGCGCGGCGAGCACGTGCGGCCCGCAGCGGTCGGCGGGCCGGTGCCGCCGCCGCTCGCGCCGCAGCACGGCAGCACCCACCACGCTGCGCCGGGCCACGGGTACCCGGCCGAGCCCTACCTCGATCAGCGCGGCGGCGTCGCGACGAGCGCTGCCGCCGCGGCGACCGGGGCGCCGACCGCGTGGCCCCAGCCGCCCGCGGGGCAGCCCGCGCCCGGCGGGGCGACGGCGTGGCCGCAGCAGCCGGGCCAGCAGCCCGCGGGCTGGCCCGCGCAGCCGCAGCAGCCCGACGCGAACGGGCTGCTGCCATGGCCCACCTACGCCGACGGCACGCCCTACCCGATGGGGCCCGACGGCCAGCCCGTGTTCCCGCCCGGGGCGCGCTGACGCATCCGCACACCGGCGGCGCCGAGCGCGGGCGCCACGCCTCCGGCCGCGCCGCGCGCGAGCCGCGCCGGCGACGGTGAAGCCGGCCTTGCCCCGATTGCCACGGATCGCGTACGATAGACCCTTGGTGCGGCTTCGGCCGCGCAGCACCCGCCCCCTCCACGCCCCGAAAAGGTACGGCTGTGGCGTGTGCAGGCAAGTGATCTTGGGTGGGCTCCGGCCCACGGTAACCATATGGAGGGCACCATGGCAGCCGTTTGCCAGGTGACCGGAGCCGTTCCCGGCTTCGGGCACAACATCTCGCACTCGCACCGGCGCACGAAGCGACGCTTCGACCCGAACGTGCAGCGCAAGACCTACTTCGTCCCGTCGCTGCGACGGAACGTGACGCTCAACGTCTCGGCCAAGGGCATGAAGGTCATCGACGCCCGTGGCATCGAGGCCGTCATCCGTGACCTGCAGGCGAAGGGGGTGAAGCTCTGATGGCCAAGAAGGCACAGGACGTCCGTCCGATCATCAAGCTCCGCTCGACCGCCGGCACCGGCTACACGTACGTGACGAAGAAGAACCGTCGCAACAACCCCGACCGACTGGTGCTGAAGAAGTACGACCCCATCGTGCGTCAGCACGTCGAGTTCCGAGAGGAGCGATAAATGGCCAAGAAGAGCATGATCGCCAAGAACGAGCAGCGGAAGGCCATCGTCGCCCGCTACGCCGAGAAGCGCGCGGCGCTGAAGAAGGCCCTCGTCGACCCCAAGTCGACCGACGAGGAGCGCGAGGCCGCGCGCCTCGGCCTGCAGAAGCTGCCCCGCAATGCCTCGCCGGTGCGCGTGCGCAAGCGCGACGCCATCGACGGCCGCCCCCGCGGCCACGTCGGCGAGTACGGCATCTCGCGTGTGCGCTTCCGCGACATGGCGCACAAGGGTGAGCTGCCCGGCGTCACCAAGTCGAGCTGGTAAGCACCCGCTTCACGACGACGGCCCCGACCCCTGCCTCACGGCACGGCGGTCGGGGCCTTCGTCGTCCCCGGTGCGGATGGTCTCCATGCGGAGGCGCGGACGCGGGGCGCAACCCGCGCGGGGCGCCGCCCGCCGCTACACCCGCCGGATCGTCGCGTCGGGCGGCGAGACCTCGAGCCAGCGCCAGCCGTAGGCGTCGAGGTCGAGCTCGAGCCGGCCCTCGACGGTCATCGAGCTGTCGTCGAAGCGGTCGATGAAGGTCACCGGGCCGCCGTCGGCGCTCACCTCGAGCCGCACCTGCTCGCGGCCCTCGCCGAGGTTGTGGAGCGCGAGCATCGCCCAGTCGTCGGTGCGGCTCACGTGCGCGAGCACCGCGCGCTGGCGCACGCCGATCACGTCCAGCCGCGCCCACGCGAGCGCCGGCTGGGCGCGGTAGAGCCCCGTGAGGCGCTGGATGTGGCGCCAGAGCGACGAGGGGTCGAGGCGCTGGTCGGCGACGTTGATGCGGTCGGGTCCCCACTCGCCGCCGGGCAGCGGCCGCGGCCAGCGCCGCTGCGGCGCGGTCGAGAAGCCCGCCGACGCATCCGCCTCCCACTGCATCGGCGTCCGCACCGCGTAGCGGTCGGGCACCTCGAGCGCCTCGCCCATCCCGATCTCCTCGCCGTAGAAGAGCACCGGGCAGCCGGGCAGCGAGAACAGCAGCGTGTAGACCATCCGCACCGCGCGGTCGTCGCCGAGCATCGTCGGCAGCCGGCGCCGGATGCCGCGGTCGTAGAGCCGCATGTCCTCGTCGGGGGCGAACGCCGCGAAGACCTCGTCGCGCTCGGCGTCGGTCAGCTTGTCGAGGGTCAGCTCGTCGTGGTTGCGCACGAAGTTGCCCCACTGCGACAGCTCGGGCAGCTCCGGCCGGTCGCGGAGCGCCGCCGCGAGCGGGCGGGCGTCGCGGCGCGCGAGCGAGAGGAAGAGCTGCTGCATCGAGACGAAGTCGAACTGCACCTGCAGGCCCGCGGCCGCGCCCTGCGCCTCGAACCACGCGATCTGCTCGTCGTGCGGCAGGTTGACCTCGCCGAGCAGCATCGCCTCGCCGTTCCGGCGCGAGACGAAGCGCTCGATCGAGCGCAGGTGCTCGGCGCCGTCGTAGTCGGTGCCCGCGGGCTGCGTCGCGTGTCGGTCGGCGTCGCTGAAGAGGAACGGCACCGCGTCCACCCGGAAGCCCGAGACGCCGAGCTCGAGCCACAGGCCCAGGTTGCGCTCGATCTGCTGCTGCACGGCGGGATGCGCGACGTTGAGGTCGGGCTGATGCGCGCGGAAGTGGTGCAGGTAGTACTGGCCCGTGCGGGCATCCTTCGTCCACGTCGAGTCCTCGAGCCCGGGGAAGACCGGCGGGTCGGGGTTCGGCGGAGGCGCGTCGCGCCACACGTACCAGTCGCGGAAGGGCGAGTCCTCGGACGCGCGCGACGAGCGGAACCACGGATGCTCGGCCGAGGTGTGGTTCATGACGAAGTCGACGATCACGCGCATGCCGTGCGCCCGCGCGACGCGCAGGAGCTCGACGAGGTCGCCGAGCGTGCCGAGCCGCGGGTCGACCGCGAAGAAGTCGGTGATGTCGTAGCCGTCGTCCTGGTCGGCCGTCGGGAAGAACGGCATGAGCCACAGGCACGTCACGCCGAGGTCGGCGAGGGTGTGGATGCGGGAGATGAGCCCCTGGATGTCGCCGTCGCCGTCGCCGTCGGAGTCCTGGAAGACCTGGATGTCGAGGCAGTAGTAGACCGCGTTCCGCCACCAGAGGTCGGCGGACTCGATCGGGCGCGGGCTCACGCGGCGACCTCGGGCAGCACGTGCTCGCCGAAGGCGTCGAGATAGGCGGCCTGCTCCTGGCCGACGTGGTGCAGGTAGAGCTCGTCGAGGCCGGCGTCGACGAGCGAGCGGATGCGCTCGGCGTGCGCGCCGGGGTCGCTCGAGATCCACACCGCGCGCCGCAGCTCGTCCTCGGTCGCGCCGGCGGTGCGCCGCTCGAAGTCCTCCGGCTGCTCGACGTCCCAGGCCTCGGGCGCGGGGACGAGGTTGCTCTGCCACTGGTCGCGCGCGATCGCGAGGGCCTCGTCCTCGGTCGGCGCCCACGAGAGGTGCAGCTGCCCGCACACGGGCCCGCGCCCGCCGGCGTCGCGGTAGGCCGCGACGATGTCGCGCACGGCGCCGGGCTCGGCAGCCACCGTGATGAGGCCGTCCGCCCACGCGGCGTGGCGGGCGGCCGACTCGGCCGTGACTGCCGCGGCGAGGAGCGGCGGCGGCTCCGCGGGCCGGGACCAGACGCGCGCGCGATGCGCCGAGACGAGCCCGTCGTGCGTCACCTCCTCGCCCGCGAGCAGCCGGCGCATGAGGTCGACGGTCTCGACGAGCCGCCGCTCGCGCTCGGGCTTCGACGGCCAGCCCTCTCCGGTCACGTGCTCGTTCATCGCCTCGCCCGAGCCGAGCGCCGCCCAGAAGCGCCCGGGGAACATCTCGCCGAGCGTCGCGACCCGCTGGGCCGCGATCACCGGGTGGTAGCGCTGGCCGGGCGCCGTGACGACACCGAAGCGCAACGACGTCGTGGCGAGCGCGGCGCCGAGCCACGACCACGCGTAGCCGCTGTGGCCCTGGCGCCGGCTCCACGGCGCGAGGTGGTCGGAGCACATCGCCGCCTCGAAGCCCACCTCCTCGGCGTGCTGCACGTCGCGCAGGAGCGCGCTCGGCGCGATCTGCTCATGGGAGGCGTGGAATCCGATGACGGCCATGCGCCCCACGGAAGCGCGGATGCGCGGGCACGTCAACCCTGGCGGCGCATCGGGGCATCCCGGATGCGGTGGAATGGGTCAGTGCACCGCATCCGCCGCCTCTTCCTCCCGATCGACGCGCTCGGGCCTGCCGACACGGCCGGCCGCATCGCGCAGCTGCTCGTCGGGCTCTTCCTCTACGGCATCGCGCTCGCGCTGCTCGTGCGGGCGGCGCTCGGCGTCGGCCCCTGGGACGTGCTCTCGCTCGGCATCGCCAACCACCTGCCGATGAGCTACGGCACGGCGACGGTCGTGGTGTCGGGACTCGTGCTGCTGCTGTGGATCCCGCTGCGGCAGCGCCCCGGGATCGGCACGCTCGGCAACGCGCTGCTCGTCGGGCCCGCGGCCGACCTCGGGCTCTGGCTCATCCCGCAGCCGACCGAGCTCTGGGCGCAGGCGCTCATGCTCGCCGGCAGCATCCTGCTGCTGTCGATCGCGACCGGCATCTACATCGCGCCGCGCCTGGGGCCCGGCCCGCGCGACGGCCTGATGACGGGCATCGTGCGGTTGACCGGCTGGCCCATCTGGATCGTGCGCACCCTCATCGAAGGCTCGGCCCTCCTCATCGGCTGGCTGCTGGGGGGTCCGGTGGGCCTCGGCACGGTCATCTTCGCGTTCGGCGTCGGGCCGCTCATCGGCGTCTTCCTGCCATTCTTCGAGCGCCGGCGCGCGCGCACGGAGGAGCGCGTGCGCCTCGCTCGGGCGGGCGGTGTGCAGGGCCGCTGACGCGCCGGAGGACGATTTTGTCCCCCAATCGCGTTCGCACACCGCGAAAACACGCGGAGATCGCGGCGTGTCGGGGTGTTCTTGCGCGAGATCGCGGGCCTCAGGTCTACGTTCGGGGGTGGTCGGAGCCCACCCAGGCCCCGGCGGATGCCCGCCCCCGGCGGGACGGACATGCCACCACCAGGAGGACACCATGGCTGAGACCATCAACAAGACCACGCTGGCTTCGAAGATCGCCGCGTCGACCGACCTCTCGCAGGCCAAGGTCAGCGCCGTGCTCGACGCCCTCTTCGACGAGGTGTCGTCGGCCGTCAAGGCTGGCAACAAGGTCTCGATCCCCGGCTTCTTCAGCGCCGAGCGCACCGAGACCGCTGCTCGCACGGGCCGCAACCCGCAGACGGGCGAGGAGATCAAGATCGCCGCGGGCCACCGCGTCAAGCTGACCGCCGGCTCGAAGCTCAAGGCTGCCGTCAAGTAGGACCGCTCCACACAGCAGCGCGAGGGGCTCCGCCGGATGGCGGGGCCCCTCGCGTCTTGGTCTCGTGACGCGTGCGCCTTCGGCGCGCGCTCCTCGACCGGCGGGCGGTGTGCGCCTGCGGCTCGCGCTCCTCGACCGGCGGGCGGTGTGCGCCTGCGGCTCGCGCTCCTCGACCGGCGGGCGGCCGGGGAGCGGTCATAGGGGCGACGACTACCCTGGACGGGTGCAGCGCATCCGTCTCCTCGCGCCGGCGCTCGCGGTCCTCGCGGGCCTGGCTGCGACGTGGGCGGCGCTCGAGTTCGGCGGCGGGGCCGAGGCACCCGCGATCGAGGATCCCGGCGCCGCGGTGCGCTGGGGCGTGCCGATCGCGACGATGCTGCGCAACCTCGCGATCGCCACGGCGTTCGGCGGCCTCGTGCTCGCGTGCTTCGCGCTGCGCCCGTCGAGTCGCGACTGGCACCGCACGATCGACCTCGCCGCGGTCGCGACCGGCGTCGCCGCGGTCGCCCAGGGCTTCGTCGCCTGGGGCGGCTTCCGCACCGTCGTGACGAACCCCGTCACCGCTACGAACGACTTCGGCCGCCTCCTGCAGCTCTTCTTCGTCGAGATCGAGACCGGCCGGCTCATGCTCGGCACGCTGCTCTCGCTCGCCGTCCTCACCGTCGTGCTGCTCGTCGCGCGCGGACCGGTCGCGGTCGCCTTCTCGGTCGTCGCGTGGGCCGTGCCGTTCTGGCTCATCGCCTCCGGCGGCCACGCGGGCGGCACCGCAGCGCACGACATCGCCGTCTCGGCGCTCCTCCTGCACCTCATCTTCGTCTCGATCTGGCTCGGCGGCCTCGTGCACGTGGGCCTGCTCGCGCGCGGTCGCGACGCCGAGCCGGCCGACGCATCCGCCCCCGACGCCGCCTACGGCGACGTGCTGCTGCGCTACTCGAGCCTCGCCGCGGTGAGCTTCGGCGTCGTCGCCTTCACGGGCGTCGCCTCGTCGTGGGTGCGCATGGAGGGCGACTGGTTCAGCGAGTACGGCATCCTCTCGATGGCGAAGGCCGCGCTCCTCGTGGTGCTCGGCGGCTTCGGCGCGTGGCAGCGGATGCGGCTGCTGACGCCCGCGAAGACGCTCGGTGAGCGCGTGGGCGGCCGCGCTATCGCGACGGTGCTCGCGCTCGAGCTCGTCGTGATGGGCGTGACCGCCGGCGTCGCCGCCGGCCTCGCCCGCACGCGCACGCCCGTGCCGGAGCAGCCGCCGGGGCTCGAGGCGACGCCCGCCGAGATCCTCACCGGCAAGCTGCTGCCGCCGCCGTTCGAGTTCAGCCGGCTCTTCACCGAGTGGTCGCTCGACCCGCTGTGGACGGTCGTGTGCGCGCTGCTCGCGTTCTTCTACGTCGCCGGTGTCGTGCGGCTCGCGCGGCGCGGCGACCACTGGCCGGTGGGGCGCACGATCTCGTGGCTCGCGGGCGTCGCGCTGCTGTGGTGGTGCACGAGCGGTGCGCTCAACCTCTACCAGGAGTTCCTCTTCTCGCTGCACATGCTCGTGCACATGCTGCTCGGCATGGCGACGGCGGTGCTGCTCGTGCCCGGCGCCCCGATCACCCTCGCGATGCGCGCGATCCGCAAGCGTCGCGACGGCACGCGCGGCGGCCGCGAGTGGCTGCTCGCGATCGTGCACTCGAAGTACATGCAGGTCGTCGGCCACCCGGTCGTCTCGGCCGCGATCTTCGTGCTCAGCCTCTGGGTCTTCTACTACACGCCGATCTTCGAATGGGCGATGACCGACCACCTCGGCCACATCTGGATGGTCGTGCACTTCGCCGGCGCCGGCTACCTCTTCGTGCAGGCGATCATCGGCATCGACCCCGGCCCGGCCAGGCCCCCGTTCGCGCTGCGGCTCGTGCTGCTCATCGGCACGATGGTGTTCCACGCCTTCTTCGGCCTGACGCTCATGACGGGCGAGGCGCTGCTGCTGCCCGACTGGTTCGGCGCGATGGGCAACGGCGTCGACGCGCTCGAGGATCAGCAGGTCGGCGGCGGCATCGCGTGGTCGATCGGCGAGATCCCGACGGTGATCCTCGCGATCATCACGACGGTGCTGTGGGTGCGCAGCGACAAGAAGGAGCGCGTGCGGCTCGATCGCGCCGCGGAGCGCGACGGCGACGCCGACCTGAACGCCTACAACGCGATGCTCGAGAAGATGGGGAAGCGATGACCGACACGACCGGCGCCGCCGACGGCGGCCGCACCGAGCAGTACCTGCCCGAAGAGCTCGCGGCCCTCGCCGAGGGCCGGGCGCTGCGGCTGCGCATCGTGCGGCACGCCGAGACCGAGCACAACGT is a genomic window containing:
- a CDS encoding metal ABC transporter permease, whose amino-acid sequence is MSLPLDFFGLAMVEVVLAGVLAGLVGVLVVLRERAFFTMSLTHATFPGAVAAAILGVSIPLGAAVAAVGLIAIAVGIGRMRSQGPAVASGVMLTAGFALGAFLQSVAPLAVDVESFLVGQVLAVTTADLALTAGVLVVAALVWALAGAHLVFSSADEAGYRRAGLAPWIPETLSLALIAGTVVAIMPVVGAILGVALIVAPAAAARLLVRDWRWMLLVAPALGAASGVVGLLASRWFDLAAGGAIALVAVLLYALAWSARALRGTIEARTR
- a CDS encoding metal ABC transporter permease, with the translated sequence MTALAAPVAAGLIDPFTPFAVPFLGRPLLLLVALAVAAATVGVLVHLRRLEFSTDGLTHAVFPGLAIGAAAGGAAGLLPGAIGAALAAAVVLALISRRGQPRDTAVAIVLTTFFSFGVVLVSASDRSGGSISDFFFGRLLTITWGDLGVALALISIAVALVVVTGRQQLFAAFDAAGARRAGLPVLALEVIGTVAIALVVVAASASVGTLLALAVVIVPAAAARALTRSLRTAMAVAIAFGAVTGWAGLWVVVQLAELGVDAAPGATVALTMIVGYLLALGVGALRGRRARAADRREVAA
- a CDS encoding HU family DNA-binding protein — encoded protein: MAETINKTTLASKIAASTDLSQAKVSAVLDALFDEVSSAVKAGNKVSIPGFFSAERTETAARTGRNPQTGEEIKIAAGHRVKLTAGSKLKAAVK
- the rpmG gene encoding 50S ribosomal protein L33 — its product is MAKKAQDVRPIIKLRSTAGTGYTYVTKKNRRNNPDRLVLKKYDPIVRQHVEFREER
- the rpsN gene encoding 30S ribosomal protein S14 — its product is MAKKSMIAKNEQRKAIVARYAEKRAALKKALVDPKSTDEEREAARLGLQKLPRNASPVRVRKRDAIDGRPRGHVGEYGISRVRFRDMAHKGELPGVTKSSW
- a CDS encoding alpha-amylase family glycosyl hydrolase, coding for MSPRPIESADLWWRNAVYYCLDIQVFQDSDGDGDGDIQGLISRIHTLADLGVTCLWLMPFFPTADQDDGYDITDFFAVDPRLGTLGDLVELLRVARAHGMRVIVDFVMNHTSAEHPWFRSSRASEDSPFRDWYVWRDAPPPNPDPPVFPGLEDSTWTKDARTGQYYLHHFRAHQPDLNVAHPAVQQQIERNLGLWLELGVSGFRVDAVPFLFSDADRHATQPAGTDYDGAEHLRSIERFVSRRNGEAMLLGEVNLPHDEQIAWFEAQGAAAGLQVQFDFVSMQQLFLSLARRDARPLAAALRDRPELPELSQWGNFVRNHDELTLDKLTDAERDEVFAAFAPDEDMRLYDRGIRRRLPTMLGDDRAVRMVYTLLFSLPGCPVLFYGEEIGMGEALEVPDRYAVRTPMQWEADASAGFSTAPQRRWPRPLPGGEWGPDRINVADQRLDPSSLWRHIQRLTGLYRAQPALAWARLDVIGVRQRAVLAHVSRTDDWAMLALHNLGEGREQVRLEVSADGGPVTFIDRFDDSSMTVEGRLELDLDAYGWRWLEVSPPDATIRRV
- a CDS encoding TIGR03885 family FMN-dependent LLM class oxidoreductase; the encoded protein is MAVIGFHASHEQIAPSALLRDVQHAEEVGFEAAMCSDHLAPWSRRQGHSGYAWSWLGAALATTSLRFGVVTAPGQRYHPVIAAQRVATLGEMFPGRFWAALGSGEAMNEHVTGEGWPSKPERERRLVETVDLMRRLLAGEEVTHDGLVSAHRARVWSRPAEPPPLLAAAVTAESAARHAAWADGLITVAAEPGAVRDIVAAYRDAGGRGPVCGQLHLSWAPTEDEALAIARDQWQSNLVPAPEAWDVEQPEDFERRTAGATEDELRRAVWISSDPGAHAERIRSLVDAGLDELYLHHVGQEQAAYLDAFGEHVLPEVAA
- a CDS encoding Fur family transcriptional regulator yields the protein MTDTTPRRTTRQREAVREALAASEEFVSAQALHQTLLADGAKVGLATVYRALAALAEDGEADALQSGGEVLYRACTPTHHHHLICRRCGRTVELEAAAVERWARQVAAEHGFVEPDHVVDIFGLCAECAAVR
- the yczE gene encoding membrane protein YczE; the protein is MHRIRRLFLPIDALGPADTAGRIAQLLVGLFLYGIALALLVRAALGVGPWDVLSLGIANHLPMSYGTATVVVSGLVLLLWIPLRQRPGIGTLGNALLVGPAADLGLWLIPQPTELWAQALMLAGSILLLSIATGIYIAPRLGPGPRDGLMTGIVRLTGWPIWIVRTLIEGSALLIGWLLGGPVGLGTVIFAFGVGPLIGVFLPFFERRRARTEERVRLARAGGVQGR
- the rpmB gene encoding 50S ribosomal protein L28, whose translation is MAAVCQVTGAVPGFGHNISHSHRRTKRRFDPNVQRKTYFVPSLRRNVTLNVSAKGMKVIDARGIEAVIRDLQAKGVKL
- a CDS encoding cytochrome c oxidase assembly protein; translated protein: MQRIRLLAPALAVLAGLAATWAALEFGGGAEAPAIEDPGAAVRWGVPIATMLRNLAIATAFGGLVLACFALRPSSRDWHRTIDLAAVATGVAAVAQGFVAWGGFRTVVTNPVTATNDFGRLLQLFFVEIETGRLMLGTLLSLAVLTVVLLVARGPVAVAFSVVAWAVPFWLIASGGHAGGTAAHDIAVSALLLHLIFVSIWLGGLVHVGLLARGRDAEPADASAPDAAYGDVLLRYSSLAAVSFGVVAFTGVASSWVRMEGDWFSEYGILSMAKAALLVVLGGFGAWQRMRLLTPAKTLGERVGGRAIATVLALELVVMGVTAGVAAGLARTRTPVPEQPPGLEATPAEILTGKLLPPPFEFSRLFTEWSLDPLWTVVCALLAFFYVAGVVRLARRGDHWPVGRTISWLAGVALLWWCTSGALNLYQEFLFSLHMLVHMLLGMATAVLLVPGAPITLAMRAIRKRRDGTRGGREWLLAIVHSKYMQVVGHPVVSAAIFVLSLWVFYYTPIFEWAMTDHLGHIWMVVHFAGAGYLFVQAIIGIDPGPARPPFALRLVLLIGTMVFHAFFGLTLMTGEALLLPDWFGAMGNGVDALEDQQVGGGIAWSIGEIPTVILAIITTVLWVRSDKKERVRLDRAAERDGDADLNAYNAMLEKMGKR